In the Alteromonas sp. M12 genome, one interval contains:
- a CDS encoding fumarylacetoacetate hydrolase family protein: MKLISFSVDSPFGPINRIGAQLREYVVDLNFAYAFYLKQHTDTERCQQIADAIVPADMLLLLQGGSYSMEEAKKGLNFVKSRYTNNQPMFGPDNQPLQFLMSQVTLLAPVLRPNSIRDTISFETHAKNFEKRTGKPIPELWYQQPLYYKGNTSTVCGNNSIIPWPKYTKKLDFELEFGIYIGKTGRNISAEDAASYIAGYTIFNDISARDVLQQEITMLLGPAKGKDMDMGNVMGPCLVTPDEIDPANLKMEARINGETWSSGNTSDMYWSFAQIIEHVSKSETLYPGDFIGSGTIAFGCGDELERWIEPGDNIELEVEGIGILRSQVGSPE; the protein is encoded by the coding sequence ATGAAACTTATTTCTTTTTCTGTCGACTCTCCCTTTGGACCGATCAACCGTATAGGTGCGCAATTGCGCGAGTATGTTGTCGATCTTAATTTCGCTTACGCATTTTATTTGAAACAGCACACTGATACTGAACGTTGTCAGCAAATAGCCGATGCAATTGTTCCCGCTGATATGTTGTTGCTGTTACAAGGCGGCAGCTACAGCATGGAAGAGGCGAAAAAAGGATTGAATTTTGTTAAATCTCGCTACACAAATAATCAACCCATGTTTGGACCTGACAACCAGCCTTTACAATTTTTGATGTCGCAAGTTACTTTGCTCGCCCCTGTGTTACGTCCAAATTCCATACGCGATACTATCAGCTTCGAAACCCACGCCAAGAATTTTGAAAAACGAACGGGTAAACCGATTCCAGAGCTTTGGTATCAACAGCCGCTTTATTACAAAGGTAATACAAGCACGGTTTGCGGTAATAACAGCATTATCCCATGGCCAAAGTATACTAAAAAGCTCGATTTTGAATTGGAATTCGGTATTTATATAGGCAAAACGGGACGCAATATAAGTGCTGAAGATGCAGCGTCTTATATTGCCGGTTACACCATATTTAATGATATTAGTGCAAGAGACGTTCTTCAGCAGGAAATCACTATGCTTTTAGGGCCTGCGAAGGGAAAAGATATGGATATGGGGAACGTAATGGGACCTTGTCTGGTTACACCCGATGAAATTGATCCTGCAAACCTGAAAATGGAAGCACGAATAAATGGAGAAACTTGGTCGTCGGGCAATACATCTGACATGTATTGGAGCTTTGCGCAAATCATAGAACATGTATCAAAGTCTGAGACACTCTATCCGGGGGACTTTATTGGTTCTGGTACCATCGCCTTTGGTTGTGGTGACGAACTTGAGCGATGGATAGAACCGGGAGATAACATTGAACTGGAAGTTGAAGGTATCGGTATCCTGCGCTCTCAGGTCGGTTCACCCGAGTAA
- a CDS encoding 3-hydroxyacyl-CoA dehydrogenase family protein → MVSQQIKQIKRVAVIGAGVMGEGIAQGFAQAGLQVDVYDISEEALVRCENGIARNLEQFKKHQLITENREDILQRISYTATTDVAEYLSSTDVVIEVLPELIELKQSLFERLDKLPENIILATNTSSMTVSEVGAKMATQHRLIGLHYFNPAHIIPAVEVHKCAQTSQQTIDLTLELMKSIGKQPVLVRKEIPGFIINRLTGAMEREIDYLLEQGVVSPEDLDTAVKASYGFRLACLGPMEAEDMIGLDTAARASANIFPTLSKADLPSQQLIDKVERGELGLKSGEGWYQYHDGRGDKKVAINNERLLRQLKLFIANN, encoded by the coding sequence ATGGTTTCTCAACAAATAAAGCAAATTAAGCGCGTCGCGGTAATTGGCGCGGGCGTAATGGGTGAAGGAATTGCGCAAGGTTTTGCGCAAGCCGGTTTACAAGTCGATGTATATGATATTTCGGAAGAAGCCTTAGTGCGATGTGAAAATGGCATCGCGCGTAATTTAGAGCAGTTTAAAAAACATCAATTAATCACCGAAAACCGAGAAGATATACTTCAGCGAATTAGCTACACAGCAACCACCGATGTCGCTGAGTATCTCTCATCGACGGATGTGGTGATTGAGGTGCTACCTGAGCTTATTGAGCTTAAACAATCATTGTTCGAGCGCCTAGATAAGTTACCTGAAAATATTATTCTAGCCACTAATACCAGCAGTATGACGGTGTCTGAAGTCGGCGCCAAAATGGCCACGCAGCATCGTTTGATTGGCCTGCATTACTTTAATCCTGCACATATTATTCCAGCAGTAGAAGTGCATAAATGTGCGCAGACCTCACAACAGACTATTGATTTAACCCTTGAACTAATGAAATCAATTGGCAAACAGCCGGTTTTGGTTAGAAAAGAAATTCCGGGATTTATCATTAACCGTCTAACCGGTGCTATGGAGCGGGAAATCGATTATTTGTTGGAGCAAGGGGTAGTCTCACCTGAAGACTTAGATACTGCTGTAAAGGCCAGTTATGGTTTCAGGCTTGCGTGCCTTGGACCAATGGAAGCCGAGGATATGATTGGCTTAGATACCGCAGCTAGGGCATCAGCCAACATTTTCCCAACGTTAAGCAAAGCCGATTTACCCTCGCAACAACTTATCGATAAAGTTGAGCGTGGGGAATTAGGATTAAAATCCGGTGAGGGCTGGTATCAGTATCACGACGGGCGCGGTGACAAAAAAGTGGCAATAAATAACGAACGTTTGCTGCGTCAACTAAAGCTTTTCATTGCAAACAATTAA